Proteins from one Telopea speciosissima isolate NSW1024214 ecotype Mountain lineage chromosome 1, Tspe_v1, whole genome shotgun sequence genomic window:
- the LOC122648479 gene encoding histone-lysine N-methyltransferase, H3 lysine-9 specific SUVH6-like: MAEQVQVRTTSDIKLKQEVKKKISIRFSRQANLFRLDPNSQSVGDKAITGVGILSGELGKEVKRSKEQSSKRLSEIQDEVGAINQSHGTEIVSLEPSDKKMIVLALMAEPYCPWRQRKMDITSIPTIGTPRNKAKKHELMAMVQDKTATISKKKRAESENTEGKSKKKKLFPAEMDSYLGLVQLVPRDEDVIVEHAQEDVNVLVDKKPQDFEGSLIPFSHHVSRGKGDGAKVTREKVRETLRLFQVIFRKFLQGEEAHSKGQGNTIKRIDLHASNILKKANKWVNTEKFIGPVPGVEVGDEFHYRVELAIVGIHGPFQSGIESMEKDGKVLATSVIASGGYPDDMDNSDVLIYSGQGGRPMGGKKQKQAEDQKLTRGNLGLKNSMDAETVVRVTRGFKDISSSDSADSKGKITMTYTYDGLYLVEDYWTESSCYGTSIFKFKLRRIPGQPELAWKELKKSRKSKVREGLCVVDISQGKEKMLIGAVNTIDDEKPQPFTYITKMIYPDWYNPISPKGCDCTNGCLDSKICSCAAKNGGEIRFNHNGAIVEAKPLVYECGPSCRCPPSCYNRVSQHGIKFQLEIFKTESRGWGVRSLTSIPSGSFVCEYTGELLQDQEAEKRTGNDEYLFDIGNNYNDHTLWEGLPNVIPDLQPSFPCEVVEDAGYTIDAAQYGSVGRFINHSCSPNLYAQNVLYDHDDKRMPHIMLFAAENIPPLKELTYHYNYTIGQVYDAEGNVKEKRCYCGSAECSGRLY; encoded by the coding sequence ATGGCTGAACAAGTTCAAGTAAGAACAACTTCTGACATTAAATTAAAACAGGAAGTCAAGAAGAAAATCAGCATTAGATTTTCAAGGCAGGCTAATTTGTTTCGATTAGACCCTAATTCTCAGTCAGTTGGTGATAAAGCTATTACAGGGGTTGGAATTCTAAGTGGGGAACTTGGTAAGGAAGTGAAGCGCAGCAAGGAACAGAGTTCCAAGAGATTGTCTGAGATTCAAGACGAAGTAGGTGCTATTAATCAATCTCATGGAACAGAAATTGTTAGTTTGGAGCCTTCTGATAAGAAGATGATTGTGCTAGCTTTGATGGCTGAACCATACTGTCCATGGAGGCAAAGGAAAATGGATATAACATCTATACCAACAATTGGCACGCCAAGAAACAAGGCAAAGAAGCATGAACTCATGGCCATGGTACAGGACAAAACTGCAACCatttccaagaaaaaaagagcTGAATCAGAAAATACAGAAggaaaatctaaaaagaagaaattgttTCCTGCCGAAATGGATTCTTATCTAGGTCTGGTTCAATTGGTTCCAAGGGACGAGGATGTTATTGTGGAGCATGCTCAAGAGGATGTAAATGTTCTTGTGGATAAAAAACCACAAGATTTTGAAGGGAGCCTTATTCCATTTAGTCATCATGTTTCAAGGGGTAAAGGAGATGGTGCTAAAGTTACCCGGGAAAAAGTCAGGGAGACTCTACGTCTCTTCCAAGTGATTTTTCGGAAGTTCTTACAGGGAGAGGAAGCACATTCAAAAGGTCAAGGAAACACTATCAAGCGGATAGATCTACATGCTTCAAATATTCTCAAGAAGGCAAACAAATGGGTTAACACAGAGAAATTCATAGGTCCTGTCCCTGGGGTCGAAGTTGGTGATGAATTTCATTATAGGGTTGAGCTTGCTATTGTTGGTATTCATGGACCGTTTCAGAGTGGTATAGAATCCATGGAGAAAGATGGAAAAGTTCTGGCCACAAGTGTTATAGCCTCCGGTGGTTACCCTGATGACATGGACAATTCTGATGTATTGATTTATTCTGGTCAAGGAGGAAGGCCAATGGGTGGGAAGAAGCAAAAGCAAGCTGAAGATCAAAAGCTTACGCGAGGAAACCTTGGACTGAAGAACAGTATGGATGCAGAAACTGTTGTGAGGGTCACCCGTGGATTTAAGGACATAAGTAGCTCTGATTCTGCGGATTCAAAGGGTAAGATAACAATGACATATACCTATGACGGGCTTTACTTAGTGGAGGATTATTGGACAGAATCAAGCTGTTATGGTACTTCTATCTTTAAATTTAAGTTGAGAAGAATTCCTGGCCAGCCAGAGCTTGCTTGGAAAGAGTTGAAGAAGTCAAGAAAATCCAAAGTTAGAGAGGGTCTCTGTGTGGTAGATATTTctcaagggaaagagaagatgcTCATTGGAGCTGTGAACACCATTGATGATGAGAAGCCTCAGCCATTCACATACATTACTAAGATGATATATCCTGACTGGTACAATCCTATTTCTCCCAAGGGATGTGATTGCACCAATGGTTGCTTGGATTCCAAGATATGTTCCTGTGCGGCCAAGAATGGAGGGGAGATCCGATTCAACCACAATGGGGCCATTGTGGAAGCGAAGCCTCTTGTTTATGAGTGTGGTCCTTCTTGCAGGTGCCCTCCTTCTTGCTATAACAGAGTCAGCCAACATGGAATCAAATTTCAGCTGGAGATTTTCAAGACTGAATCGAGGGGCTGGGGTGTCAGATCCTTGACATCCATCCCATCCGGAAGTTTTGTATGCGAGTATACAGGAGAACTGCTTCAGGATCAGGAGGCTGAGAAAAGAACTGGTAATGATGAGTATCTATTTGACATTGGAAATAactataatgatcatactctATGGGAGGGACTTCCGAATGTAATACCAGACCTGCAGCCAAGTTTTCCTTGTGAAGTTGTTGAGGATGCGGGCTACACCATCGATGCAGCTCAGTATGGGAGTGTTGGAAGATTCATCAACCATAGTTGTTCTCCCAACCTTTATGCACAAAATGTTCTTTATGATCATGATGACAAGAGAATGCCCCACATAATGCTCTTTGCTGCTGAAAACATTCCTCCCTTGAAGGAGCTGACTTATCATTACAATTATACAATAGGTCAAGTTTATGATGCTGAAGGCaatgtgaaggagaagagatgttaCTGTGGTTCTGCTGAGTGCAGTGGGAGGCTTTATTGA
- the LOC122653038 gene encoding uncharacterized protein LOC122653038, giving the protein MAEVESPSGSVRMGLLINDVTTAETLKRRQLEDDHTGGGSLKYKRRNVDVKRDFPKDCGRFSERMNEFSKEGDGNSKVGEESGTIVELEPDEVSGFFGGCQALESLNDSVEAESETWKILKW; this is encoded by the exons ATGGCGGAAGTTGAGAGCCCTTCAGGGTCGGTGAGGATGGGTTTGTTAATCAACGATGTTACGACAGCTGAAACGTTGAAGAGACGCCAATTGGAGGACGACCATACCGGTGGTGGTTCTCTTAAGTATAAGCGGAGGAACGTGGATGTGAAGCGGGATTTCCCTAAGGATTGCGGACGATTTTCAGAGCGGATGAATGAGTTCTCGAAGGAAGGAGATGGGAACTCCAAAGTTGGGGAAGAGAGTGGCACCATTGTTGAACTTGAACCTGACGAGGTTTCTGGATTTTTTGGCGGGTGTCAAGCTCTGGAATCGTTGAACGATTCGGTTGAGGCAGAGTCAGAAAC TTGGAAGATTTTGAAATGGTGA